One part of the Algibacter sp. L1A34 genome encodes these proteins:
- the upp gene encoding uracil phosphoribosyltransferase, protein MHIHHLSEQNSVLNTFLAEMRDIEIQKDSMRFRRNIERIGEILGYEMSKNFNFKSSTIKTPLGDCVINELDNNIVLCSILRAGVPLHNGLLNYFDTAENAFISAYRHHKHEPESFEIIVEYLACPDLENKTLILADPMLATGQSMLATFEALKPFGTPKEVHLACIIGAQEGVDFIEKHFDKNTNLWIAAIDKKLNDKGYIIPGLGDAGDLAFGQKLQQ, encoded by the coding sequence ATGCATATTCATCATTTATCTGAACAAAACTCTGTGTTAAACACGTTTCTCGCTGAAATGAGAGATATTGAAATTCAAAAAGACAGCATGCGCTTCCGTAGAAATATAGAACGTATCGGTGAAATTTTGGGTTATGAAATGAGTAAAAACTTCAACTTTAAATCTTCCACAATTAAAACACCCTTAGGAGATTGTGTTATTAATGAGTTGGATAACAATATAGTTTTATGCTCTATTTTGCGAGCTGGTGTGCCTTTGCATAATGGCTTACTAAACTATTTTGATACTGCAGAAAATGCTTTTATTTCTGCATACCGTCACCATAAACATGAGCCTGAAAGTTTTGAGATTATAGTTGAATATTTAGCTTGTCCGGATTTAGAAAATAAAACACTAATTCTAGCAGATCCCATGTTAGCCACGGGACAATCTATGCTTGCAACTTTTGAAGCCTTAAAACCTTTTGGGACGCCAAAAGAAGTTCATTTAGCTTGCATAATTGGAGCACAAGAAGGTGTAGATTTTATTGAAAAACATTTTGATAAAAATACAAATTTGTGGATCGCTGCTATTGATAAAAAACTGAATGATAAAGGTTATATTATTCCCGGACTTGGTGATGCTGGAGATTTAGCTTTTGGCCAAAAACTACAACAATAA
- a CDS encoding DUF4254 domain-containing protein, protein MFTTKANKIFQDVIAKYHIINTVDQPFTNAYAESDLLEHLLYRKCWIDTVQWHYEDIIRDPQIDPVAALTLKRKIDASNQDRTDMVEYIDSYFLEKYKDVKVKDGATINTESPAWGVDRLSILALKVYHMNEEATRTDASDTHRTACQTKLDILLEQRVDLSTAIDTLLTDIEKGDKYMKVYKQMKMYNDDELNPVLRGQK, encoded by the coding sequence ATGTTTACAACTAAAGCTAATAAAATTTTTCAGGACGTTATTGCCAAATACCACATTATTAATACAGTCGATCAACCTTTTACAAACGCTTACGCGGAAAGTGATTTACTAGAACATTTATTATATAGAAAATGTTGGATTGATACCGTGCAATGGCATTATGAAGATATTATTCGTGATCCACAAATAGACCCGGTTGCAGCGTTAACTTTAAAACGTAAGATTGATGCATCTAACCAAGATAGAACAGATATGGTAGAATATATCGACAGCTATTTTCTTGAAAAATATAAAGATGTTAAGGTTAAAGATGGTGCTACAATTAATACAGAGAGCCCAGCTTGGGGTGTAGATCGTTTATCAATTTTGGCGCTAAAAGTATACCATATGAATGAAGAAGCAACGCGTACAGATGCTTCCGATACTCATAGAACAGCTTGCCAAACAAAGCTTGATATTTTGTTAGAACAACGTGTAGACTTATCTACTGCTATCGATACGCTTTTAACCGATATTGAAAAAGGTGATAAATACATGAAAGTGTACAAGCAGATGAAAATGTATAATGATGATGAATTGAACCCTGTTTTAAGAGGGCAAAAATAA
- a CDS encoding glycosyltransferase family 9 protein has product MPKPKQHILVIRLSAMGDVAMVVSVIRGLVGKYPDVKITVLTREFFTPFFRDLPQVTVFPADLKGRHKGVFGLWKLSKELKVFKIDVIADLHNVLRSNILKLFFFGKRTVQIDKGRAEKKALVSGKKFQQLKTTHQRYADVFGKLGFPIDISNPTFPERVVLSSKLQTLIGHSFKKIIGIAPFAAHEGKMYPLTLMKKVIDALSKDYQIVLFGGGKKEVEALNDIENTFENVVSAAGKLSLNEELDLISNLDGMLAMDSGNAHMAAMMGVKTITIWGVTHPFAGFAPFNQPKDYALVANRDLFPEIPTSIFGNKYPENYKDAAGSISPETIISKVKGSI; this is encoded by the coding sequence ATGCCTAAACCAAAACAACATATTTTAGTTATCCGTTTATCAGCAATGGGAGACGTAGCTATGGTGGTGTCCGTTATACGTGGTTTAGTTGGTAAGTATCCAGATGTAAAAATCACAGTGCTAACCAGAGAATTTTTTACTCCATTTTTTAGAGATTTACCTCAAGTAACCGTTTTTCCTGCCGATCTAAAAGGTAGGCATAAAGGCGTTTTTGGTCTTTGGAAACTTTCAAAAGAATTAAAGGTCTTTAAAATTGATGTTATTGCCGATTTACACAATGTATTGCGAAGTAATATTTTGAAATTATTTTTCTTCGGAAAACGAACAGTTCAAATTGATAAGGGGCGAGCAGAAAAGAAAGCATTGGTTTCTGGTAAAAAATTTCAGCAATTAAAAACTACACATCAACGTTATGCTGATGTTTTTGGTAAGTTAGGTTTTCCAATTGATATTTCTAACCCCACATTTCCAGAAAGAGTAGTTTTAAGTTCTAAGCTTCAAACGCTTATTGGGCACAGTTTTAAAAAAATTATTGGTATTGCACCTTTTGCAGCTCACGAAGGTAAAATGTATCCTTTAACTTTAATGAAAAAAGTTATTGATGCACTTTCAAAAGATTATCAAATTGTATTATTTGGTGGTGGAAAAAAGGAAGTGGAGGCTTTAAATGATATAGAAAATACATTTGAAAACGTTGTGAGTGCCGCAGGAAAACTTAGTTTAAACGAGGAATTGGACCTTATTTCTAATTTGGATGGTATGTTAGCCATGGATTCGGGAAATGCGCACATGGCAGCTATGATGGGCGTAAAAACAATAACTATTTGGGGTGTAACGCATCCGTTTGCTGGTTTCGCACCATTTAATCAACCTAAAGATTACGCTTTGGTTGCCAATAGAGATCTATTCCCTGAAATTCCAACTTCTATTTTTGGTAATAAATATCCCGAAAACTATAAAGATGCAGCAGGAAGTATTAGTCCGGAAACTATTATTTCAAAAGTAAAAGGTAGTATTTAA
- a CDS encoding AAA family ATPase, translated as MIHLIVGNTGSGKTTYANSLKEKSKAVLFSIDTWNKNLFLPDKKPTDSLDWFLERIERSETIILDLIHQLEKAATDSILDLGLSKFKHREKFRTFSSENGYKLTTHFLDISKEIRYERVLKRNIEKGDTFEFEVSKTDFDFMETWFEKPGDIEMTNGIIIKK; from the coding sequence ATGATTCACTTAATTGTTGGGAATACGGGTTCTGGGAAAACAACCTATGCAAATAGTTTAAAAGAAAAATCTAAAGCTGTTCTTTTTTCTATTGATACATGGAATAAAAATTTGTTTCTTCCGGATAAAAAACCAACAGATAGTTTAGACTGGTTTCTTGAGCGTATTGAACGCTCTGAAACCATAATTTTGGATTTAATCCATCAACTAGAAAAAGCTGCAACTGATTCTATTTTAGATTTAGGACTATCAAAATTTAAACATCGCGAAAAATTCAGAACGTTTTCTTCTGAAAACGGCTATAAACTCACTACACATTTTCTAGATATCTCTAAAGAAATACGCTACGAAAGAGTTTTAAAAAGAAATATTGAAAAAGGTGATACTTTTGAATTTGAAGTTAGTAAAACCGATTTTGATTTTATGGAAACTTGGTTTGAAAAACCTGGTGATATTGAAATGACTAACGGAATTATAATTAAAAAATAA